A window of the Rhodoferax sp. GW822-FHT02A01 genome harbors these coding sequences:
- a CDS encoding transaldolase family protein, producing MKLFLDSALPASWALPASCPPVQGVTTNPSLVLQAGLSVTLSTYTGLLQAVADAGLPELMLQLPRPDATEALQWLDVLGAKAADVGVTLTIKLPCHTDWLPCIRAMQSRDQAILLTGLSNPVQLLWAQAHQAQYVAPYIGRLVADGRDVWPLMQACVALQNEGPALLAASIKSPDVLARLIACGAAAATLPPSSLVEWAGDALTEAAMAQFEKDVASSQSKPALS from the coding sequence GTGAAACTGTTTCTTGATTCCGCCCTGCCCGCTTCCTGGGCCCTGCCCGCTTCCTGCCCTCCGGTGCAAGGGGTGACCACCAACCCCAGCCTGGTCCTGCAGGCCGGGCTGAGCGTGACGCTGTCAACTTACACCGGGCTGCTGCAGGCTGTGGCAGACGCGGGCTTGCCCGAGCTGATGCTGCAACTGCCAAGGCCTGATGCCACGGAGGCTCTTCAGTGGCTGGACGTGCTGGGCGCCAAGGCGGCGGATGTGGGCGTGACACTGACCATCAAACTGCCTTGCCACACGGACTGGCTGCCTTGCATCCGGGCCATGCAGTCGCGCGACCAGGCTATATTGTTGACCGGCCTGTCCAACCCCGTACAACTGCTTTGGGCGCAGGCCCACCAGGCCCAGTATGTGGCGCCGTATATTGGCCGCCTGGTAGCAGACGGACGCGATGTCTGGCCCCTGATGCAGGCCTGCGTGGCCCTGCAGAACGAAGGCCCGGCACTGCTGGCTGCCAGCATCAAGTCGCCCGATGTGCTGGCGCGGCTGATTGCCTGTGGCGCAGCCGCAGCCACCTTGCCGCCGTCGAGTCTGGTGGAATGGGCAGGCGACGCACTGACCGAAGCGGCCATGGCCCAGTTCGAAAAAGATGTGGCCTCCAGCCAATCCAAGCCTGCACTGAGCTGA
- a CDS encoding FAD-binding oxidoreductase: MANVAVIGAGFVGLSSAYWLMRDGHQVTLYDPVGAAGGASFGNAGTFANYACIPVNNPTVFRDLPRYLFSPSSPLRLRWGYLPQLMPWLLGFLRSSTTQRYTRSATALAQLLGRAQSGYTDMVAQAGLDGFICPRECLYLYSSAANFEASRPTLELRSALGVKTRILQKAEVRTLEPSLQPLFERGALFEGSWHLSDPSAFLHTLQSWLLDKGLQVRATQVQSLKPLPDNVILGTADGEIQHDHVALCAGAHSGPLAAQCGDKVPLEAERGYHLMYPGTSHLISRPVGWAERGFYMTPMKQGIRVAGAVELAGLGPAKHPGLLDLLHFSSQRALPQLGSPTAPWLGFRPTLPDGLPVLGRSSASARVIYAFGHQHIGLTLGGLSGMVVADQIAARESVLDLKPFAATRFQ; this comes from the coding sequence ATGGCTAACGTTGCGGTGATCGGTGCGGGATTTGTGGGTTTGTCATCGGCCTATTGGCTGATGCGGGATGGACACCAAGTCACCTTGTATGACCCGGTCGGTGCGGCTGGTGGTGCGTCGTTTGGCAATGCCGGCACCTTTGCCAACTACGCCTGCATACCGGTCAACAACCCCACGGTGTTTCGCGATCTGCCGCGCTACCTGTTCTCGCCCAGCAGTCCCCTGCGTTTGCGCTGGGGCTATCTGCCGCAACTCATGCCGTGGCTGCTGGGCTTTTTGCGCAGCTCCACCACACAGCGTTACACCCGTTCGGCCACGGCGCTGGCGCAGCTGCTGGGTCGTGCGCAGAGCGGGTACACCGACATGGTGGCGCAAGCCGGTCTGGACGGCTTCATCTGTCCGCGCGAGTGCTTGTACCTGTATTCGAGTGCGGCCAACTTTGAGGCATCCCGCCCCACTCTGGAATTGCGTAGCGCCCTGGGCGTGAAGACGCGCATTCTGCAGAAGGCCGAAGTACGTACCTTGGAGCCATCGCTGCAGCCTCTGTTTGAACGCGGCGCATTGTTTGAAGGCTCCTGGCATCTGTCGGATCCTTCGGCCTTTCTGCATACCTTGCAGAGCTGGCTGCTGGATAAGGGGCTGCAGGTTCGCGCTACGCAGGTGCAGTCGCTCAAGCCCCTGCCAGACAACGTGATACTGGGAACAGCAGACGGCGAGATACAGCACGACCATGTTGCCCTGTGTGCCGGTGCCCATTCCGGTCCCTTGGCCGCGCAGTGTGGCGATAAGGTTCCGTTGGAAGCAGAGCGCGGCTACCACCTGATGTATCCGGGTACTTCGCATCTGATATCCCGACCGGTGGGCTGGGCGGAGCGCGGCTTCTACATGACGCCGATGAAGCAAGGCATACGCGTCGCGGGGGCCGTGGAGTTGGCGGGACTGGGGCCAGCAAAACATCCGGGCCTGCTGGACCTCCTGCATTTCTCGTCCCAGCGCGCACTGCCGCAACTGGGCTCACCCACCGCGCCCTGGTTGGGGTTCCGCCCCACCTTGCCGGATGGCCTGCCGGTGCTGGGCCGATCCAGTGCGTCCGCACGGGTCATCTACGCCTTCGGCCATCAGCACATTGGATTGACGCTGGGTGGTTTGAGCGGCATGGTGGTAGCAGACCAGATCGCCGCTAGGGAGTCGGTGCTGGATCTGAAGCCATTTGCGGCAACGCGCTTCCAATAA
- a CDS encoding PfkB family carbohydrate kinase: protein MTSIYVLGEALMDCVATPDGLLHPHVGGSPFNLARAAALRGANVHFLNRFSQDQFGEQMLAQLRKDQVQTTLGSSRLPTSLAVVQVKNGQPSYGFYREGIADRDYRVDEVLRALSVGTPGVLHTGSLMLVPPEHEKVLAVLQGAKAQGWVVSVDVNLRPKLAADLSEYVAAVTSVVSLADWVKASDEDLQLLGFADASKHTAADIAKSFASHGASRVALTFGADGAWLSVDGQVAQDVAPKVRVVDTVGAGDTFWGNCLAEWTLEQNGAGARVASTLQNAMRAAAINCTRAGCQPPTRAELFGPSQQQ, encoded by the coding sequence ATGACATCCATTTACGTACTTGGTGAAGCTTTGATGGACTGTGTTGCCACGCCAGACGGTCTGCTGCATCCCCATGTGGGCGGCAGCCCGTTCAATCTGGCCCGGGCAGCGGCACTGCGGGGCGCAAACGTTCACTTTCTGAATCGTTTTTCGCAGGACCAGTTTGGTGAACAGATGCTGGCCCAGTTACGCAAGGACCAGGTGCAAACCACCTTGGGCAGTAGCCGGCTACCGACCTCGCTGGCGGTGGTCCAGGTGAAGAACGGACAGCCCAGCTATGGTTTTTACCGCGAAGGCATTGCCGACCGCGATTACCGTGTGGACGAAGTCCTGCGCGCGCTTTCGGTGGGGACGCCAGGCGTATTGCATACCGGTTCCCTGATGCTGGTGCCGCCCGAGCACGAAAAGGTGCTGGCGGTCCTGCAAGGCGCAAAGGCCCAGGGTTGGGTAGTGAGTGTGGATGTGAATCTGCGCCCCAAGCTGGCAGCGGATCTGTCGGAGTATGTGGCTGCGGTCACGTCGGTGGTGTCTCTGGCCGACTGGGTCAAGGCCAGCGACGAGGATCTGCAGTTGCTGGGATTTGCCGATGCCAGCAAGCACACGGCAGCGGACATTGCCAAGTCGTTTGCGTCCCACGGTGCCAGCCGGGTTGCGTTGACCTTTGGTGCAGACGGCGCTTGGCTTAGTGTGGATGGCCAGGTGGCGCAAGATGTGGCGCCCAAGGTCCGTGTGGTGGATACGGTGGGAGCTGGGGACACGTTCTGGGGCAACTGCCTGGCCGAATGGACGCTGGAGCAGAACGGCGCTGGCGCGCGGGTCGCATCCACTCTGCAAAACGCCATGCGTGCGGCGGCCATCAACTGCACGCGCGCGGGCTGCCAGCCGCCCACGCGAGCCGAGCTGTTCGGACCGTCACAACAACAGTAG
- a CDS encoding branched-chain amino acid ABC transporter substrate-binding protein yields MKFQSKLMPLVAAAAVVCMAGSAYAEDITVKIGHTGPLSGSNAFAGKDNENGIRMAVDDINAKKMTVAGKTLKLELVSEDDQCDPKAGVAVAQKMTDAGIKFVMGPYCSGVAIPASKVYDEGGAILSTVGSNPKVTMGGYKSVFRIIAGDNLIGTSLAQYAFHTMKAKTAGVIDDRTAFGQGLAEEFIKEAKALGLTIVGQEYTTNQATDFNAILTNMKAKNPDVIMYGGYAGQAGPLTKQMKGLGIKAKLLGGDAICVAETGKLAGDAANDTVYCAQGGAILDKVAAGPAFKEAYKKRFNQDPDAYAASFYDQTQMVASIMSKLGTTDAAKVSAELHKASYKGIVTTYAYDEKGNLQKAPITVYTFKAGMPTPVQ; encoded by the coding sequence ATGAAATTTCAATCCAAGCTTATGCCCCTGGTGGCAGCTGCAGCCGTCGTGTGCATGGCAGGCTCTGCATACGCAGAAGACATTACCGTGAAGATTGGCCACACTGGCCCACTCTCCGGTTCCAATGCCTTTGCTGGTAAGGACAATGAAAACGGTATCCGCATGGCCGTTGACGACATCAACGCCAAGAAAATGACGGTTGCTGGCAAGACCTTGAAGCTGGAGCTGGTGTCTGAAGACGACCAGTGCGATCCCAAGGCCGGTGTGGCCGTGGCACAGAAGATGACCGATGCTGGCATCAAGTTCGTGATGGGCCCCTATTGCTCCGGTGTGGCCATTCCTGCTTCCAAGGTGTATGACGAAGGCGGCGCCATTCTGTCCACCGTGGGCAGCAACCCCAAGGTCACCATGGGCGGATACAAGAGCGTGTTCCGTATCATTGCCGGCGACAACTTGATTGGTACCAGCTTGGCACAGTACGCCTTCCACACCATGAAGGCCAAGACTGCCGGCGTGATCGACGACCGTACCGCTTTCGGCCAAGGTCTGGCTGAAGAGTTCATCAAGGAAGCCAAGGCACTGGGCCTGACCATCGTGGGTCAGGAATACACCACCAACCAAGCTACCGACTTCAACGCCATCTTGACCAACATGAAGGCCAAGAACCCTGACGTGATCATGTACGGCGGTTACGCTGGACAAGCTGGTCCTCTGACCAAGCAAATGAAGGGTCTGGGCATCAAGGCCAAGCTGCTGGGTGGCGATGCCATTTGCGTGGCTGAGACCGGCAAGCTGGCTGGTGATGCTGCCAACGACACCGTGTACTGCGCACAGGGCGGCGCCATTCTGGACAAGGTTGCTGCGGGTCCTGCATTCAAGGAAGCCTACAAGAAGCGCTTCAACCAGGATCCGGATGCTTACGCTGCTTCCTTCTACGACCAGACCCAGATGGTTGCCAGCATCATGTCCAAGCTGGGCACTACCGACGCAGCCAAGGTCAGTGCAGAGCTGCACAAGGCCAGCTACAAGGGCATCGTGACCACCTACGCGTATGACGAAAAGGGCAACCTGCAAAAGGCGCCTATCACCGTCTACACGTTCAAGGCAGGCATGCCTACACCGGTGCAATAA
- the phaP gene encoding TIGR01841 family phasin (Members of this family are phasins (small proteins associated with inclusions such as PHA granules). Note that several different families of phasins have been named PhaP despite very little sequence similarity to each other.): MTTLNVEQILAANKTAVAEAQALAASAFAGFEKLVALNLAATKSALFDTADLTSVLSAKSPTDALAAQASLIKPLAEKSIAYGRSVYAIASETSAELTAAAEGKFAEAQKSATAALDNLAKNAPAGTESVVAVVKSAVAASQNALDTAKASAKKAVEVAEKQANAVTDNVLNAVKTNSRKK; the protein is encoded by the coding sequence ATGACTACATTGAACGTTGAACAAATCCTGGCCGCCAACAAGACAGCCGTTGCTGAAGCCCAAGCCCTGGCTGCTTCCGCATTTGCCGGTTTTGAAAAGCTGGTCGCACTGAACCTGGCTGCGACCAAGTCCGCCCTGTTTGACACGGCTGACCTGACTTCCGTGCTGAGCGCCAAGTCCCCCACTGACGCACTGGCTGCCCAAGCTTCGCTGATCAAGCCCCTGGCTGAAAAGTCCATCGCCTACGGTCGCTCTGTCTATGCCATCGCCTCCGAAACCAGCGCTGAACTGACTGCTGCTGCCGAAGGCAAGTTTGCCGAAGCCCAGAAGTCCGCTACCGCTGCGCTGGACAACTTGGCCAAGAATGCACCTGCCGGTACTGAGTCCGTGGTGGCCGTGGTGAAGTCCGCTGTGGCCGCAAGCCAGAACGCACTGGACACCGCCAAGGCATCTGCCAAGAAGGCTGTGGAAGTTGCCGAAAAGCAAGCCAATGCCGTGACCGACAACGTGCTGAATGCCGTGAAGACCAACAGCCGCAAGAAGTAA
- a CDS encoding adenosylcobalamin-dependent ribonucleoside-diphosphate reductase produces MKRDRSQTASSHSDVQPISHDVLKEKYLKPGETGLEDVFRRVARALASVEKESERGHFEAVFLENLYAGAIGAGRIMSAAGTDIQATLINCFVQPVGDCIQGVDDAGYPGIYEALREAAETMRRGGGVGYDFSRIRPKGAEVKGTHSMASGPCSYINVFDQSCSTVESAGARRGAQMGVLRIDHPDVLEFITAKRTPGRWNNFNVSVGMPDSFMRALDDNAAWELVHRAKPGADLMAQGAYQRADGMWVYRTLPARELWDTVMRSTYDFAEPGILFLDHINEDNNLSYCEDIAATNPCGEQPLPPYGCCDLGPIILTRFVRNAFGFDGIAAFDFEAFAKSVATQVRALDNVLDVTFWPLPQQREEAAAKRRIGVGFTGMGNTLTMLCLRYDSAEAREMAKRIATCMRDAAYRASVELAQEKGAFPKFDAEGYLKAGTFASRLPADIQASIREHGIRNSHLLSIAPTGTVSLAFADNASNGIEPAFSWMYRRKKRESDGSTSEYAVEDHSWRLYRELGGDVNKLPDYFVSALDMAASDHIAMMEAVQPLVDTAISKTVNVPADYPYEDFKGLYQQAWRARLKGLATYRPNAILGSVLDTGTPKPPPAADSMAAPADPMRTVIEKRPKGGLSAVAEKVEYWTQEGHKTLYIVVSFLPVPTADGKGTVQRAIEFFMPLGQSGESQQWITSSMRLLSLAARGGFLERALRDMRKVAWDRGPVRLGTYQKADGGLVPLWHDSEVAAIAYAIQQIIAHRNESASHADTAVAPAPAAPVVATPAMPPAMVGKKCGECGAYAVIRKDGCDYCTQCGHVGTCG; encoded by the coding sequence ATGAAACGTGACCGTTCCCAAACCGCTTCCAGCCACAGCGACGTGCAACCCATCAGCCACGACGTGCTGAAGGAGAAATACCTCAAACCGGGTGAAACGGGACTGGAAGACGTGTTTCGGCGCGTAGCCCGTGCCTTGGCCAGTGTGGAAAAGGAGTCGGAGCGCGGCCATTTCGAAGCCGTGTTCCTGGAAAACCTGTACGCAGGCGCCATTGGTGCCGGGCGCATCATGAGTGCCGCCGGGACCGACATCCAGGCCACTCTGATCAATTGCTTTGTGCAGCCCGTGGGTGATTGCATCCAGGGCGTGGACGACGCGGGCTACCCCGGCATCTACGAGGCCTTGCGCGAGGCCGCAGAAACCATGCGCCGTGGCGGTGGCGTGGGCTATGACTTTTCGCGCATCCGCCCCAAGGGCGCCGAGGTCAAGGGCACCCACTCCATGGCCTCCGGCCCCTGCAGCTACATCAATGTGTTCGACCAGTCCTGCTCCACAGTGGAGAGCGCCGGGGCACGCCGGGGCGCGCAGATGGGTGTGTTGCGTATCGACCATCCGGACGTATTGGAGTTCATTACCGCCAAACGCACGCCGGGGCGCTGGAACAACTTCAACGTGTCAGTTGGCATGCCCGACAGCTTCATGCGCGCGCTGGACGACAACGCCGCCTGGGAGCTGGTGCACCGCGCCAAGCCCGGTGCCGATCTCATGGCCCAAGGTGCCTACCAGCGTGCCGACGGCATGTGGGTGTACCGCACGCTGCCTGCCCGCGAGCTGTGGGACACGGTGATGCGCTCCACCTATGACTTTGCCGAGCCCGGCATCCTGTTCCTGGACCACATCAACGAAGACAACAACCTGTCGTATTGCGAAGACATTGCAGCCACCAACCCTTGTGGTGAGCAGCCACTGCCACCCTATGGCTGCTGTGATCTGGGTCCCATCATCCTGACGCGCTTTGTGCGCAATGCCTTTGGCTTTGACGGCATCGCGGCGTTCGACTTTGAGGCATTTGCCAAATCGGTGGCAACGCAGGTGCGCGCACTCGACAACGTGCTGGACGTGACTTTCTGGCCGCTGCCGCAGCAGCGTGAGGAAGCTGCCGCCAAGCGCCGCATTGGCGTGGGCTTCACCGGCATGGGCAACACGCTGACCATGCTGTGCCTGCGCTATGACTCGGCCGAAGCCCGCGAAATGGCCAAGCGCATTGCCACCTGCATGCGCGATGCGGCGTACCGCGCGTCGGTCGAGCTGGCGCAGGAAAAGGGCGCCTTCCCCAAGTTTGACGCTGAGGGCTACCTCAAGGCAGGCACATTTGCCAGCCGCCTGCCAGCCGACATCCAGGCATCCATCCGTGAACATGGCATCCGTAACAGCCACCTGCTGTCCATCGCGCCCACGGGCACCGTAAGCCTGGCATTTGCAGACAACGCATCCAACGGCATCGAACCAGCGTTTTCCTGGATGTACCGTCGCAAGAAACGGGAATCCGATGGCAGCACCAGCGAATACGCGGTGGAAGACCATTCCTGGCGCCTGTACCGCGAGCTGGGTGGTGATGTGAACAAGTTGCCCGACTATTTTGTGTCCGCGCTGGACATGGCGGCATCTGACCACATTGCCATGATGGAAGCGGTGCAGCCGCTGGTGGACACGGCCATTTCCAAGACCGTGAACGTGCCCGCCGATTACCCATACGAGGACTTCAAGGGCCTGTACCAGCAGGCGTGGCGTGCCCGTCTCAAGGGACTGGCAACCTACCGACCCAACGCCATCCTGGGTTCCGTGCTGGATACCGGCACACCCAAGCCGCCGCCAGCTGCCGATTCCATGGCCGCTCCGGCCGACCCCATGCGCACAGTGATCGAAAAGCGACCCAAAGGTGGCCTGTCTGCTGTTGCCGAAAAGGTGGAGTACTGGACGCAGGAAGGTCACAAAACGCTGTACATCGTGGTCTCCTTCCTGCCGGTACCCACGGCCGACGGCAAGGGCACGGTGCAACGCGCCATCGAATTCTTCATGCCCCTGGGACAGAGCGGGGAGTCGCAGCAGTGGATCACCTCCAGCATGCGCCTGCTGTCTCTGGCGGCGCGTGGCGGCTTTCTGGAGCGTGCGCTGCGCGATATGCGCAAGGTCGCCTGGGACCGTGGTCCGGTGCGGCTGGGCACCTACCAGAAGGCCGATGGCGGCCTGGTGCCCCTGTGGCATGACTCCGAGGTAGCGGCCATTGCCTATGCCATTCAACAGATCATCGCGCACCGCAACGAGAGCGCAAGCCATGCCGACACTGCGGTAGCGCCTGCACCCGCTGCTCCGGTGGTGGCCACACCGGCCATGCCGCCGGCGATGGTGGGCAAGAAGTGCGGTGAATGCGGAGCCTATGCGGTGATCCGCAAGGACGGTTGCGATTACTGCACCCAGTGCGGTCACGTGGGTACCTGTGGTTGA
- a CDS encoding NADP-dependent isocitrate dehydrogenase, whose protein sequence is MTTQKSKIIYTLTDEAPFLATCAFLPIIRTFAAPAGIEVAESDISVAARVLGTFPEYLTESQRVPDNLAELGKLTFKPEANIIKLPNISASVGQLIACIRELQSKGYAIPDYPEDPKTEEEKAIRARYAKCIGSAVNPVLREGNSDRRAPKAVKEFARKNPHSMAEWSQASRSHVSHMHHGDFYHGEKSITLDRARNVKMELITKSGKTIVLKPKVALLDREVIDSMFMSKKALLEFYEKEIEDAHKTGVMFSLHVKATMMKVSHPIVFGHCVKIFYKDAFAKHGDLFKELGVNVNNGMADLYAKIATLPQSKQDEIKRDLHACHEHRPELAMVDSAKGITNFHSPNDVIVDASMPAMIRNGGKMWGADGRLKDVKAVMPESTFARIYQEIINFCKWHGAFDPKTMGTVPNVGLMAQQAEEYGSHDKTFEIPEDGVANITDLETGEVLLSQNVETGDIWRMCQCKDAAIRDWVKLAVTRARNSGMPVVFWLDSYRPHEAQLITKVKMYLHEHDTTGLDIQIMSQVRAMRYTLERVIRGLDTISATGNILRDYLTDLFPIMELGTSAKMLSIVPLMAGGGMYETGAGGSAPKHVQQLVEENHLRWDSLGEFLALAVSLEDLGLKTGNKQAVILAKALDAATGKLLDNNKGPSPKTGQLDNRGSQFYLATYWAQELAAQTEDKALAAQFTKLAKTLTENEATIVAELSAVQGKPADIGGYYLADKQKVTDVMRPSATFNAVLEKAMA, encoded by the coding sequence ATGACGACACAAAAGTCAAAAATCATCTACACGCTGACCGATGAGGCCCCTTTTCTGGCCACCTGCGCGTTTTTGCCCATCATCCGCACCTTCGCCGCTCCGGCCGGCATTGAGGTAGCTGAGAGCGACATTTCCGTTGCGGCCCGCGTGCTGGGCACCTTCCCGGAATATCTGACAGAGTCCCAGCGTGTTCCCGACAACCTGGCCGAACTGGGCAAGCTGACCTTCAAGCCCGAAGCCAACATCATCAAGTTGCCCAACATCAGCGCCTCGGTGGGTCAGCTGATTGCATGCATTCGCGAACTGCAGAGCAAGGGCTACGCCATTCCTGACTATCCGGAAGATCCCAAGACCGAAGAAGAAAAGGCCATCCGCGCACGCTACGCCAAATGCATTGGCTCTGCCGTGAACCCGGTGCTGCGCGAAGGCAACTCGGATCGCCGCGCACCCAAGGCCGTCAAGGAATTTGCCCGCAAGAACCCGCACAGCATGGCCGAGTGGAGCCAGGCATCGCGCTCGCACGTGTCCCACATGCACCATGGCGACTTCTACCACGGCGAAAAGTCCATCACGCTGGACCGCGCCCGCAACGTCAAGATGGAACTCATCACCAAGAGCGGCAAGACCATTGTCCTCAAGCCCAAGGTGGCCCTGCTGGACCGTGAAGTCATTGACTCCATGTTCATGAGCAAGAAGGCGCTGCTGGAGTTCTACGAGAAGGAAATCGAGGACGCACACAAGACCGGCGTGATGTTCTCCCTGCACGTCAAGGCCACCATGATGAAGGTGTCCCACCCCATCGTGTTCGGCCACTGCGTCAAGATCTTCTACAAGGACGCATTTGCCAAGCACGGCGATCTGTTCAAGGAACTGGGTGTCAACGTCAACAACGGCATGGCCGACCTGTACGCCAAGATCGCCACACTGCCGCAAAGCAAGCAGGACGAGATCAAGCGCGACCTGCACGCCTGCCACGAGCACCGCCCCGAACTGGCCATGGTGGACTCTGCCAAGGGCATCACCAACTTCCATTCGCCCAACGACGTGATCGTGGACGCTTCCATGCCCGCCATGATCCGCAACGGCGGCAAGATGTGGGGCGCCGACGGCCGCCTGAAGGACGTCAAGGCCGTAATGCCCGAATCGACCTTCGCCCGCATCTACCAAGAGATCATCAACTTCTGCAAGTGGCACGGCGCCTTCGATCCCAAGACCATGGGCACGGTGCCCAATGTCGGTCTGATGGCCCAGCAGGCCGAGGAGTACGGCTCGCACGACAAGACCTTCGAGATCCCCGAAGACGGCGTGGCCAACATCACCGATCTGGAAACCGGCGAAGTGCTACTGAGCCAGAACGTGGAAACCGGCGACATCTGGCGCATGTGCCAATGCAAGGACGCTGCCATCCGCGACTGGGTCAAGCTGGCCGTAACCCGCGCCCGCAACTCCGGCATGCCCGTGGTGTTCTGGCTGGACAGCTACCGTCCGCACGAAGCTCAGCTGATCACCAAGGTCAAGATGTACCTGCATGAGCACGACACCACCGGCCTGGACATCCAGATCATGAGCCAGGTGCGCGCCATGCGCTACACACTGGAGCGCGTCATCCGCGGTCTGGACACCATCAGCGCCACCGGCAACATCCTGCGCGACTACCTGACCGACCTGTTCCCCATCATGGAACTGGGCACCAGCGCCAAGATGCTGTCCATCGTGCCCCTGATGGCAGGCGGTGGCATGTACGAAACCGGCGCTGGCGGTTCTGCGCCCAAGCACGTGCAGCAACTGGTGGAAGAAAACCACCTGCGCTGGGACAGCCTGGGTGAGTTCCTGGCGCTGGCAGTTTCGCTGGAAGACCTGGGTCTGAAGACCGGAAATAAGCAGGCCGTGATCCTGGCCAAGGCACTGGATGCAGCCACCGGAAAACTGCTGGACAACAACAAGGGCCCGTCGCCCAAAACCGGCCAGCTCGACAACCGCGGCAGCCAGTTCTATCTGGCCACGTACTGGGCGCAGGAACTCGCGGCGCAGACTGAAGACAAGGCACTGGCCGCACAGTTCACCAAGCTGGCCAAGACCCTGACCGAGAACGAAGCTACCATCGTGGCCGAACTCTCAGCAGTGCAAGGCAAGCCGGCGGACATCGGCGGCTACTACCTGGCCGACAAGCAGAAGGTCACGGATGTCATGCGTCCGAGCGCAACTTTCAACGCCGTGCTGGAAAAAGCAATGGCCTGA
- a CDS encoding EAL domain-containing protein — protein MNASTSGFKREYLDTHATVFQTGDSGDAAYVIESGCVEILSGPPDTPVRLAVLAEGAMFGEVALLDHQPRTATVKTLMPTSLIRIDRVHVEELLVRADPVIQYLLRLLLERFRSSSGKTPSASGTPANLNVAGEHYSTPDLHAAAVRTLSLAHDLSAAIGSSQLELFYQPIISLSSNTVNGFEGLVRWRHPTMGLVNPDEFIPLAEKTGLIHRIGDWVLRRGMLDWPRLRELCNPAPGQTPFVSLNLSGPELCQDGIVESVQQRLGAMDMPPHELRIELTETTVITSLDQVTDITQRLRALGVGIALDDFGTGYAGLDYLQTLPFSSLKIDKSFVQQMHTSERSFQIVKAALELSKRLGLSSVAEGIEDRETATALLRMGCDYAQGYLFAKPMPLEMACQWTPRF, from the coding sequence ATGAACGCAAGTACGAGCGGCTTCAAGCGAGAGTATCTGGATACCCATGCCACGGTGTTTCAAACTGGTGATTCGGGGGATGCAGCCTACGTCATTGAAAGTGGTTGCGTCGAGATACTGAGCGGCCCGCCGGACACGCCCGTGCGTCTGGCGGTACTGGCTGAAGGCGCCATGTTCGGTGAAGTGGCCTTGCTGGACCACCAACCTCGCACAGCCACCGTCAAGACCCTCATGCCCACCAGCCTGATCCGCATTGACCGTGTGCACGTGGAGGAACTGCTGGTGCGCGCAGATCCGGTAATCCAGTACTTGCTGCGCCTGTTGCTGGAACGCTTTCGCAGCAGCAGCGGCAAGACCCCATCTGCGTCCGGCACGCCGGCCAACCTCAACGTCGCCGGTGAGCACTATTCCACGCCCGACCTGCATGCAGCGGCCGTGAGAACCCTGTCCCTGGCGCACGACCTGTCCGCGGCCATTGGCTCAAGCCAACTGGAGCTGTTTTACCAACCCATCATCAGCCTCTCCAGCAACACCGTGAACGGCTTTGAGGGCCTGGTGCGCTGGCGCCACCCGACCATGGGGCTGGTCAATCCCGACGAGTTCATTCCCCTGGCTGAGAAAACCGGCCTGATCCACCGCATCGGCGACTGGGTGCTGCGCCGGGGCATGCTCGACTGGCCCCGCCTGCGGGAGCTATGCAATCCAGCGCCGGGACAAACGCCCTTTGTCAGCCTCAACCTGTCGGGCCCGGAGTTGTGCCAGGACGGCATTGTGGAAAGTGTGCAGCAGCGCCTGGGCGCCATGGACATGCCGCCCCACGAGCTGCGTATAGAACTCACCGAAACCACGGTCATCACCAGTCTGGACCAAGTGACCGACATCACCCAGCGTCTACGCGCCTTGGGCGTGGGCATTGCATTGGACGACTTTGGTACCGGCTATGCGGGCCTGGATTATTTGCAAACCCTGCCGTTTTCCAGTCTCAAGATCGACAAGAGTTTTGTGCAGCAGATGCACACTTCGGAGCGCAGCTTTCAGATCGTCAAGGCCGCACTGGAGCTCTCCAAACGACTGGGCCTGAGCAGCGTGGCAGAAGGCATCGAAGACCGCGAGACGGCGACGGCACTACTGCGCATGGGATGCGATTACGCCCAGGGTTATCTGTTTGCCAAACCCATGCCATTGGAAATGGCCTGCCAGTGGACACCCCGGTTCTGA